Proteins from a genomic interval of Zingiber officinale cultivar Zhangliang chromosome 1B, Zo_v1.1, whole genome shotgun sequence:
- the LOC122044658 gene encoding uncharacterized protein LOC122044658, protein MDNNIEGSSNLSSSSSDNDNYAERSNNSRHRGSIPGHKMINRNREAADRNLFNDYFTENTLYNDAMFRRRFRMGRNLFMRICDAVTNHDNYFIQRRDGLGRLRLSNLQKITAAFRILAYGAPADATDEYIKIGESTAIESVKRFCRVVVEVFGGQYLRSPNAHDVARLLHIGELRGFPGSNNDINVLESSHLFANLAAGITIPAHYVIQGKEYNMGYYLADGIYPKWSTLVQTIHAPQDRKNKLFAMKQEVCRKDVEQAFGVLQSRFAIVAGPSHFWQKNILHDILTSCIIMHNMIIKDERDLNAPIMEHFEVPTPDVKPAVADGTRFEEFLAQYRQIKDKEVHIALRNALIEQL, encoded by the exons ATGGATAACAATATTGAAGGTTCATCAAATTTATCATCTTCAAGCTCTGATAATGATAACTATGCAGAAA GAAGCAACAACAGCAGGCATCGAGGCTCAATTCCTGGTCATAAGATGATCAATCGTAATCGTGAAGCTGCTGATCGTAATCTATTCAATGATTATTTCACCGAAAATACATTGTATAATGATGCAATGTTTCGAAGAAGATTCAGAATGGGACGGAATTTATTTATGCGTATCTGTGATGCTGTTACtaatcatgacaactattttataCAGAGAAGAGATGGGCTTGGAAGACTTCGTTTGTCTAACTTGCAAAAAATAACAGCTGCATTTCGGATATTAGCATATGGTGCACCAGCAGATGCTACTGATGAGTACATTAAAATAGGGGAATCAACTGCTATTGAAAGTGTGAAACGATTTTGTCGTGTCGTTGTTGAAGTTTTTGGAGGGCAGTACCTACGATCTCCAAATGCTCACGATGTTGCTAGGCTACTTCATATTGGTGAGCTACGAGGTTTTCCAG GATCGAACAATGATATTAATGTACTTGAGTCTTCTCATCTTTTTGCTAATCTTGCTGCAGGTATTACAATTCCTGCTCATTATGTCATTCAAGGAAAAGAGTACAATATGGGTTACTATTTAGCTGATGGTATATATCCAAAATGGTCAACACTTGTTCAAACGATTCATGCTCCACAAGATCGAAAGAATAAATTATTTGCAATGAAGCAAGAAGTGTGTAGAAAGGATGTTGAGCAAGCATTTGGCGTGCTCCAATCACGCTTTGCAATTGTTGCAGGACCTTCACATTTTTGgcagaaaaatattttacatgatATACTGACATCATGTATTATTATGCATAATATGATAATTAAAGATGAACGTGATTTAAATGCACCAATCATGGAACACTTTGAGGTGCCGACTCCAGATGTTAAGCCCGCAGTTGCTGATGGTACTCGATTTGAAGAGTTTCTAGCTCAATACAGACAAATCAAAGACAAAGAAGTTCATATTGCCCTTCGAAATGCATTAATTGAGCAATTATGA